The Candidatus Bathyarchaeota archaeon genome includes the window CATTGAGCTGGACCTTGGACAAGCTGGGCCCCCTCTGCCTCACAGCCGACGACTGCGGATTAGTCCTAGAGGCCATAGCGGGTTTCGACCCCAGAGATCCATCAACCATAGACAAACCCTTCAAATACGATGAGAGGCCTCCTAAGAGGAGGTTCAAGCTGGCCTACATAAAGGGGGTGACAGAAGGAGTAGACGAGGCCGTCCTAACCAACTTCGAGAGGAGTCTAAGGGAGCTGGAGAGGGTGGCAGTCATCGATGAGATAATGCTCCCAGACCTACCCTACGAGGCCGTGACTAGGATCATATTAAACGCCGAGTCGGCGAGCGCCTTCGAGGAGCTCATAGAGAGTGGGAGAACCATGGAGTTAACAGCCCCAGAGGACAGGTATGGAGCCTACGCCCGAACAGTCGTGCTCGCTAAGGATTATCTGAGGGCTATGCGGATCAGGGTGATGATCTCCAGGGCTGTTGATGAGGCCATGGCCCCCTACGACGCCATTGTAGCCCCCTCTAGACCTTATCCAGCCACTCCCATAGATAGGGAGTTCAGGAGTGCTGTCTCCGGAGCCGTGAGGGACCTTATGGGGGCTATAGGTAACTGTGTTGGCCTCCCTTCCATCTCAGTACCCAATGGCTTCACCGATGAGGGGCTGCCAACCGGGATCCAGTTCATGGGACGAGCATACGAGGAGAATAAAATCCTAGCGGCTGCCCGTGCCTATCAATCACTGACCGACTGGCATAAACGCCACCCACCCGGCCTCGATCCTGACGATTAAGGTATTACCAGAATCCCGTTGAGGTGAGAGTTTTCAGTGCGATACATATGAATTGCCCTTCACGAAGAATCTAAGCTCTCTCTCCAGATCCCTTCTGACTCCAATCCTATGTGAGGTTCCAACCTCAACTCTCATAGAGTTGTCCAGTATTATGACCCCGCTCTCCTCCTCCGTGAGATATGCTCCATCAAGCCTTTTATCTATAGCTAGAGCTTTTGTCAGCCTTCCGGGACCGCTCGTCAGCTCTCGGATGCTCCTCACAGGCCTATTCCTCATCATAATATCAACCCCAAATAGGGGCTCTATGGCCCTCACCAGGATGGCCCCCACCCCTCCGGGCTCATGGGCTACGACGTTGAACATCCAGTACCTGTGGACATTGTAGATGAAGGCCCTCCCAGGCTCCATCCACATCATCCTGTTAAACCTCTTCAAACCCTTGAATGCCCTGGAGGCGGGGTCTTCAGCCCCGTAATAGGCCTCCACCTCAACGATCAACCCACCGAGGAGGTCCTCACCGAGCCTCCTAACCAGCTGCTTACCTAGGAGCTCTCGGGCGACCTGTGAGGGGTCTCTACAATAAAACCTTTCATCGAGAATCCTTCCAATGATTTGTAGGCCATCTCGGGTGGACATGACCCTGAGGATAAACTAAAAAAGAAGAACTAATACATTTATTGATCCATAAGCCTACACTCATTGCACTAGGTCTCATTAGTAGGGGAAATGTCTAAAGTTTTTATACAGTTATCCTAAGGCCTAAGAATTGTCTGAACTGGCCCCCTATACAGTTTGGGGAGAGGTAGTCTGAAGTGAATTATGGAGTCTAGATTTGCCTCAAACTCGCTTAGGAAGCTCGGAAGTTCGAGGATAGAGATGAGCGGAACATTTTCATAGGCCTTGATTGTGGAGGTGAGGGATATCGCGGCCGGAATGATGATGGCCTGACTCCAACCTACGAGGGCGAGCCTCTTCATAAATTGGACGAGGTTTTCCCCTAAGCTTCTCACCTTATTCACATGTACCTCTATGGTCCTCCTCGCCGAGGAGCCATCTAGACCCCTTGACCATCTTTTACACTCGGCACATATTATGTAGGGGCGGCGGCATGCGACTATGTCAACCTCCATCCTTCTACCCTGAGCTTTGAACCTGAACCTGCGCCGAACCGAGAAGTCGTTCTCCTCGAAGATGTGAGCAGAGATATCCTCAAACTCCATCCATCCTAGGGCTCTGCTCACCCTCTCCACCCCCGCACCAGCATTCACGGCCCTAACGGCAATCCTCAGCCTCTGCTCATGCGAGGCCCTAATAACGCCATCCTCCTCCGAGATCAACCCCTCATTGGACAGACACTCCAGAACGCGGTTCAAAACCTCATTAGTCAAGCGACAAAACTCCATTATTCTATCTCTGGAGGATGGTTGACCCCTTGTAGCCTTGAGGATGGCCAAGAGAACCTCTCTTTCCGCCGGAGAGGCTTTGAACATCTAAATCTTATCAGATCCATCCAGATTAAAACCTTGAAGTTGATTTGAATATTACTGGTTAAGATCCTAAAACCCGAAAGGCATAAGCCCTTCCCGTAATAAAACGTTCATTGATGTATCCGAACCCATCAGTCTTCAGGGTTGAGGAGGAGGCCATAACCCTCAGGGAGTTTTTAGACAGGCTTGGAAGAGAATACTTATACGCCTTCGAGAGGAGGGGCCTCGGTGTCCTTGTAAATGGTAGGCGCCTACACCCCTCAGCCAAGTTAAGGCGAGGGGATGAGATATTCATATTCCCGATTATATCAGGCGGTTGACCATCCCTAAATGGGACAATTAGACCATGATCTAAGTGGATTGTTGGGGCCCTTCAGTCAGCTTCTCGGGCCTCGGCTTATAAGTCAGGCTTGAGAGGCAGAGGCCGCACGCCCTCCCTCTGATGGCCTTGGCATTCAGCCATTCTAAAGCCTCTTTAATAGTTGGTGCGTAGTATACGCCTTCCCCCTTATCTGGGTTCATGGATCCAACGAGGGGGCAGCTTACCCTGTGGAGAAGGGCCTCGGTTCTGGTGAGCCTGAGGATGTAGCCCCTTCTTCCACGCAGCTTTACAATCTCAGCTCTATTCAGGCGGCGTATATCCATCCATGATTATTATATGAAGGGGGATTATTCAGCCTTCCTCTCCTTCATCCATCTACATCCCTTATAAAAAGCCTTGAAGAGAACCTATCGAGGGGGAGGCTGCTTTTTAGATATCTCAATACAGCATCCCCGTCGAAGGGCTTGCATGAGTATACATCTATGGATATGAGGCCGTT containing:
- a CDS encoding amidase, yielding RELGGLIREGRITPVELTELFLERLEELGPRYNAVVTITRDRALEEAGRAEREIEAGKYRGPLHGIPYGVKDLLATAGIPTTWGASPFRDQVFDYDAAVVERLRGAGAVLAAKLAMIELAGGMGYRQPNASFTGPPRNPWRPDRWTGGSSSGSAAAVCAGLVPFSIGSETWGSILSPANNCGVSGLRPTYGRVSRYGAMTLSWTLDKLGPLCLTADDCGLVLEAIAGFDPRDPSTIDKPFKYDERPPKRRFKLAYIKGVTEGVDEAVLTNFERSLRELERVAVIDEIMLPDLPYEAVTRIILNAESASAFEELIESGRTMELTAPEDRYGAYARTVVLAKDYLRAMRIRVMISRAVDEAMAPYDAIVAPSRPYPATPIDREFRSAVSGAVRDLMGAIGNCVGLPSISVPNGFTDEGLPTGIQFMGRAYEENKILAAARAYQSLTDWHKRHPPGLDPDD
- a CDS encoding DNA-3-methyladenine glycosylase, whose translation is MSTRDGLQIIGRILDERFYCRDPSQVARELLGKQLVRRLGEDLLGGLIVEVEAYYGAEDPASRAFKGLKRFNRMMWMEPGRAFIYNVHRYWMFNVVAHEPGGVGAILVRAIEPLFGVDIMMRNRPVRSIRELTSGPGRLTKALAIDKRLDGAYLTEEESGVIILDNSMRVEVGTSHRIGVRRDLERELRFFVKGNSYVSH
- a CDS encoding MoaD/ThiS family protein, whose translation is MYPNPSVFRVEEEAITLREFLDRLGREYLYAFERRGLGVLVNGRRLHPSAKLRRGDEIFIFPIISGG